ACAACACCATCATTTCGTAATTGGTCAGCAAGGCCATGCTTAGCCAAGGCTCCAAAGGCTTTCCCACTTAAATCAAAATGAGGCATATCTGAGGGGCAACCTGGACATTCATCTGGTATCGTCACACTCACTTCTTGCCCTGAACATGCTTTATTCTCGCTACATTTTACCTATGccaatacaaattcaaatttaCCACACGCACGTAAATTAAAATATGTGTAATCTTTATTATGTTTTCTTCTTTAATTTTTCTTACGTCTGTtataactactccgtatatatttgTAATTACTACTGTGTAAATTAGCACAAAtttttaaagtaaaataaaaaattgaaaccTCATAGCAAACTCCACATCCTTCACCAGACTCATAAATTGAGGATCCACCAGCTGATATCATGGCAGAAAATGGAGGCCTTTCTACCGATTCTGAATACCCACATGCTCCACCTACAATTTTGTACATTTCTTATCAGTTTTTATCTACTATAGCAAGCCACACATCTGTTATCCTTTGAAATATATCACATGATATAGTTCATACATTCCCGTATGTATTAATACTATTATTATATGTACAAATCAACTAAGTGTCATTTTTGCTAAGATTTTTAAACGACGACATACCATTGCTTCCGGCGCCAGTAGGGCTTCCATACCATGTAGCACCACCAGGAGACCAATTGGAATTAATACTAGACACATTTACAACTTTGGTGTTGAAACAATGACTAGTATCAACAAGAATAGCAAAAACTAAACAAATTAGGTTCAAAATAACCATTATGAAACTTAGTAATATTGCTAATGCTATACTGCTATGTTAATACTGTAATTATTGATGAAAATTGCGATCAAATCAGTGTTATTTATTGATTTGTAACAAGATTGATGATTttcttaattcaaaaataaaagatTGATGATTTTCTCCCCATGATTTTAGGCCTCGATTGACGAAAATTACTAGTCTAATTATTCAATTATTCGAAAATACAAAGTCATTACCAAATTTTACACACATAAAACATGGAAGGTTAAATTTTGATTGAGGTAACGATATCTTTAGGATACTCTCCATAGTTAACAAAGATATTATCCTATTGGTTGATGTGCACTAATGATAATCTATAAAAGGATACGGAGTAGATACGTAGCTCATATTGTATCGATACAGAATTGGCCATAAGGTCGGGTCGGGTTAGAATCTAGGTCATATTGGATCGATATAGAACTGAGCATAAGGTCATTTCAGGTTAGAACCACGCAAAAAATGTACGGGGTTTGATAGGATTTTCAGACAAGCTTTTGGGCGAATAGTAAAttacaaaattaattttttgaatatacCTTTtgagaaataattatttttaaagttCTTTGATTTCAAAAGAAATTACAAAATGAATGCATACTTTTTGagaaattaaatttttaattaatatatactacctccgttcacTACAACCTACATGATCAAGGAGGGCGAAAAAAGTCGCCCTGTTTGATCAAAATATCGTCATTTTAATCTTTAAAGGCGACAAAAAAATTGCCCTTAACTCGTCCTGTTAGATTCGTCCTATTAGCTTTTTAAGGCAACACTTTTTGTTCGCCTTTTTTAATCAAAACCAAAGAGGGCAAATATTTTTCGCCTTCTTTGGTTGAACTCAAGGAAAGCAAATGATATCTCGTCCTCCTTGATTACATTTCGCCCTCTAAAATAGCTTTAATAGGGTAATTGTGTTTGTCTTGTTTGTTCAAAACCAAACAAGGCAACTTGCTTATGTCGCCCTCTTTgctctgttttttattttaaaaaacataaatcTGGTTGAGGCAACACAAAAACTTGGCTTATAAGTGACTATATATATGTGGCAACAATCTTTTAATCAATACGAACTATAGTAGCTATTACATGCTAATATGAAAAGAGAAGTATCCATTGTTTACACACAGTAACATTAGAAGTTCTACCGAGGCCATATTAGTATTAGAAAGTATAGCATTACAATATCAGTCTATTAACAGCAGGTTAGCAGTTTAGGACCAAAGATAGCTTGACTAGATACTCTATACTATGAAAGATAGCCCCCGTAAACTTACTTCAAAAAGCCTACATAGAATAGCATCTAAGCAAGTTCTCCAAAGGCCACCTCAACCAAGGGTCACTTCCAAAACATAATATTAACTTAATATTGCTTCAGCTGTTGAAGTTGATGGCCATGATCACGGCAAAATGGCATTAAAACCAATCAAAAATGCAAGTTGCGAGGATACACCACTAATGAATACAGAATACGATCAACCTGTGAAATTATTTCATAAAGATTCAAATGTTCATAACATAGTGGTAATAGAGAAAACCATAAAGTTTGCCTATATGTTAAGTGACATAACATTATAGCTATAAGTCTATAACCCTGTTGGAATAATCTATTACCTTAATTAATCTTGTTTTCTTGTCAAGTTCATATTTGACCTAGCTTCCTTTTGAGATCTCAATAACCTGTATAACATAAACAAAATCAGGATCTTGTAGCATTAATATCAGATCATTTCGTAGTTCTGAATGCTGATTGAAGGTCTGAAATTGTTGTTTTTGGTAAATAAGAGAAGTATAATATTTTTCAACCCCTTTCAGATCTCACATCCATTACTTAATCATAGTGACacattgaattaaattttttggtTTGGCGGATCAAGGTGGAAATAAAAACTTACACAACGGCAATTTTTAGTACTTCAGGACCTGCAACCAGAATTTACAGCAACGAATTAGTTTTTTACTAAGCTCTTGTACGTTACTAGACAAGTTACAAACAAGTATTTGCAGATATAATAACAATGTCAAGATCATGCCATGGATGTGCAGCGACAGATACAATACCAATGTCAAGATCGTTCTCCTCTTCACGCTCACTACTGCCTGCCTCTGCCTCAAGTTCATAGGAAATATATACCATGCACACATGATTATCTTAGGAAAAGAGTAATACGACACcaatcattattcattattcattattcttATTGTAAACCTGTACTAGGAAGCTCACCAATTCATAAATTATCCTAGCTATTGATTTGGCACCACATGCTGACCGGATTCTTTTAGTGGTTTCATAAAGATaattacagttactatttacaCAAAGATTAAGATAAAGGTAGAAAatttggttgaatataatacaatatggataaaataagagaaaagtgtaaaaaggtgggtgagtgtaaggaaaaataatgaataaagtaagaaaaagtgagtggaaaattgtaaatGTTATGGGGATAAGAAGGGTAAGATAGTTTTTTAATGTCAAAAActagaataaagcaaagtgtaaagaaaATTATGAAACAAATTAAAAACGGAAAGTGTAGAGATTTAAAACACAAGTTCAACTTAAAATGGACATGTGTCATGACCTACTCATTTGTTTGAGTGATTTCAGTTGGAAGTGAAAGCTTGTTGCAGTAGCTTTCCAAAGCCTGGTCATAAACTCGTTTTGGATAAGGAACGAGAGAGTTGTATCAAATTACAAAGAGTTATCCAGAAGTACATCACCAATTATGCAGAATGTAAATCGACTCTCGTGCGCCCGCACGCAACGGTTTGTCGATACAATTGATAAGATTGACCATGGTGCACATTGAGAATGGTGTGCCGCAATAACACAAGTGTATAGCGCGCGAAAAGAACATTACCTTAAGTAAAAACATGAATATATTTACTATTTATAgttttaataaaaaaagtaaaataatatatttttttataacaaaaaagtgagataatatatcgcatgttcttttgtcaGAAGGTCATGTACTTTTGTTTGTACAtatagtcttatatgcacgaaATGCGTGcgagataataaaaaaattaaaattgtgttattacaattaattaatcatcataaataaTAAGCAAGAAACGTTGACTGCCGTAAAGAAAAATTGATAGGAAGAGAACAATTTACATAAAGAATAGAATAGAGATTATAACTTACAATTTACATAAAAAATTATAACTTactattttctatttttgagGCAGCAACAATttataaatttaacaaaattaagaGAACTAATTGGGTGGGGCTTGAAAAACAACCATTTCTTTTGTCAAAACCGTACTTCtctaaaaagaaattctctcaAAATTTTGATTCCCACCATATGAAATATATCATACAAGCCTAACTATATGTGTAACCTCAGGCTTGCTGGTTTTATGTGTGGGATAAGCTAGGCTTTCTAATATAAATCAATATTTATGCGTGATGTATTCATCCTCTCTCTTGTTAATTTATGGGTATTTTTTCTTGTTGGGTTATGCGTGATACATGGGTAATAATCAGATTTAATATTGAATTAAATTGTGAAAGGGTAGAGGATATTTTAGTCTTTTTAAAAGGGAACACCAAAAGTGGGATTACCAAAATGCCCATCCCCTCTTCCCTTGTATAATAGAGATATGTTTTTCTAGTGCATCATGCTTATTGTGCATCATTGTTATAACACTAATTGGTTTGTCGGGTTTCTCTCTATTTTGAACCGGGTTTGTGGTTTATTTATGAATTGTTATAAATACCTTTTTAGGGCATTTATTGTGTACATTTtacaaattagagagagaaatataGTGTTTATGAAAAAGTTCTTCATTATGTTTACTCTTGTGCTTGTGAGTGAGAATTAGAGAAAGAATTTGCTCAATACTCTTGTAAACTCTAATTTTAAATCAATATGGAGCACAACATAATCTCCTAGTTTAGAGTGAGTTTTATAATGTTCAAGCACATTGCTTGAAGGATCTTCCCACCTTCCAAAATTTGTGTCATTTTGCATTAAATTTTCTTAATTGTTCTAATTTGTTCTTCCTTAATTACTCCATTAATCATAATTTTCCTAACACTTAATACTCGTGTTTTCCATCGAATATGAAACAAAAAACGGAGGCAGTAATAAATTATTTATATACTGTTTCAAGTTGGATCTATCATCTTCGATCTAGTGGTCCTGCAAACAAAAAGTTTATTAATCTAGTGGTGAATTAATTAGTGATATTATTTTGGTATCGGACCAATAACTCAGCCCTTTCAACCACTATGACACATAATGTTTGCCTGTTTGGTTTCAAATCGATCAAATTATGAAAAGAAAACAGAGGAATTTTATACTATTAATTAGGATACAGGGACAAGGTAAATTCGGCTATTATTCAGCTTATAGGGCAACTATACGTAGACAGTACACCGTATGACCAAATAAGCTAATTACATGATTGTACTTAATAATACGCATTCTAAGTACAATGATTTCGTAATAAGCACAACAATACTAATTAGCACTTCTACAAATGTATTTCTTTGATACACAGAGCTATCATATAACCACAATTAAGGTGATAACATATTATTTACTTAAAACATACTCATTGTTTTGTATAATGGTTTGTATAATAATTAATAAGCACAATAATAGTTACCATTACCAATGTCTTTCTCCTCATCAACATCAGGGCTTGTTCTTGGTATCTTCTTCATGTTTGATCTCCCCATTAGCAAGTACTTGTTCTTCCACCTTAATTTCTTCCTTTACCTCATTTTTCGCTTTCTCCTTCTCTCTTTTTTCCTCTTCATCCTTCTTCAATTGATCATCCATTTTCGACTTCTCAAGAGCCTTAACCAAATTTTCTAAACAAGTATCGACAACTATCTCAAGTGACTTAGGCATCAAATTTTCAGCTACATCAGAAGGGTTCATCTTAGTCTCCTCTAACAACCTCTCGATCTTCTCGAACAAAGGATGTGATGTAACATCTAAATAATTATTGGCAAGCACTTTAAACGCTTCAAAACAACAATGTGATAACTCAATATGCACATCCATTCGACCTGTTCGAATAAGTGCAGGATCAAGCTTTTCAATATGATTCGTAGTAAAGATAATTAGCCTCTCTTCTCCAACAGCAGACCAAATCCCATCAATAAAATTCAACAACCCAGAAAGAGTAACCTCACTTTTTTTGTTTTCCCCTTCTTCTTTCAACTTCTTCTTAACCTTCTCTTTATCATCTTCATCTTCCTTAGTATCCTTGTCCTTATCATTCTTTGTTGTTGATGATCTTTGTCCCGTTAAATCAAGCGAGCAATCAATATCTTCAATCACAATCATAGACTTACTTGAAGTCTCGATAAGTAGCCTCCTTAATTGAGTATTATCTTTAACCGCGGTTAGTTCAAGGTCATAAATATCATACTCCAACAAGTTTGCAATGGCAACAATCATGGTTGATTTACCAGTACCAGGAGGTCCATACAAGAGATAACCACGTTTCCATGGCTTTCCAATCTTAGCATAGTAATCTTTTGCTTTACTAAAGCGAACGAGGTCGTTCTTGATTGTGTTTTTCTTGGACTCCTCCATACCTAAGTGGTCAAATGTAGCGGGATGCTTGAACTCAACATGGCTCCATAAGCCTCCTCTACTATATGAACCACTTTGTTCTTTAACGTTGGTAAACAACTTTCTTTGCCTATTTCTAATTGTAATTGCTTTGCCTTCTTCTAAAATGTAATTCAAGTACGTTTTTGTAATAAA
This sequence is a window from Spinacia oleracea cultivar Varoflay chromosome 1, BTI_SOV_V1, whole genome shotgun sequence. Protein-coding genes within it:
- the LOC110795385 gene encoding putative expansin-B2, which translates into the protein MVYISYELEAEAGSSEREEENDLDIGIVSVAAHPWHDLDIVIISANTCPEVLKIAVVIALAILLSFIMVILNLICLVFAILVDTSHCFNTKVVNVSSINSNWSPGGATWYGSPTGAGSNGGACGYSESVERPPFSAMISAGGSSIYESGEGCGVCYEVKCSENKACSGQEVSVTIPDECPGCPSDMPHFDLSGKAFGALAKHGLADQLRNDGVVRIQYKRVKCNYPGVAVAVKVDSGSNPYHFASIIEYADGEGIKSVKLKQQSGEWMSMQRSWGALWALNAGIVLQPPFSLQLTDAKSGDTLTLYNVIPQGWIPGQTYRSHVNFNNYYMI
- the LOC110795371 gene encoding AAA-ATPase At3g28580; translation: MMMMMSTNDMLMQLGSLLATIMFIKAMYEQYLPHHWRDSIRSFLYRYTERFVRIFSPYLDITFEEYTGDRFTPSEAYITIETYLGEKTSKKARGLKGNFIKGGKALVLGLADNEEVTDEYQGVKVWWTSRKSYSKSQTISWFPGTDEKRNYQLSFHGRYREFITKTYLNYILEEGKAITIRNRQRKLFTNVKEQSGSYSRGGLWSHVEFKHPATFDHLGMEESKKNTIKNDLVRFSKAKDYYAKIGKPWKRGYLLYGPPGTGKSTMIVAIANLLEYDIYDLELTAVKDNTQLRRLLIETSSKSMIVIEDIDCSLDLTGQRSSTTKNDKDKDTKEDEDDKEKVKKKLKEEGENKKSEVTLSGLLNFIDGIWSAVGEERLIIFTTNHIEKLDPALIRTGRMDVHIELSHCCFEAFKVLANNYLDVTSHPLFEKIERLLEETKMNPSDVAENLMPKSLEIVVDTCLENLVKALEKSKMDDQLKKDEEEKREKEKAKNEVKEEIKVEEQVLANGEIKHEEDTKNKP